The stretch of DNA CTCCGACAGCACCGTCCGGAAACGAATCAGGCGCCTCGAAGCCGACGGGGTGATCAAAGGCTACAGCGCCGAAGTCGACTACGGGCAGTCGGGATACCCCCTCCGCATGTTGCTCTACTGTACCGCCTCGATCGCGGACCGCGGCGACTTCATCCCCGACATCTTGGGGATAGACGGCGTCGTCTCGGTGCAGGAACTGGTCACCGGCGAACAGAACCTCCTCGTGACGGCCGTCGGCGAGTCGGACGGCGACATCACACCCGTCGCGCGCGAACTGATCGACATGGGGCTCACCGTCGCGGACGAGGTGCTCGTCCGAAGCCACGAGACGACGCCGTTCGGCAAGTTCGACCCCGAGCGACGCGGTGACCCGGACGAGTGACGCCGCGTTCACCCGGTTCTGCGGGCCGCCCGCCCGACTGCCAGCCCGTACGACGGGACTGCTCCACGGGAAACCATAATGTTCTATAATACGTAATTTTCGAACGATTTGGTAAGATAGACAGATTTAATGCGCATTCTGTTCGTGTAGGCAGTGTAGGCGACCGAAACCGGCTTCGCAGGGCCAACGGCGCCCCGCGGCCCCGGTCGTCGACGGAGCAATCGATGCACGATCAGG from Haloplanus salinus encodes:
- a CDS encoding Lrp/AsnC family transcriptional regulator; amino-acid sequence: MCDEDIDDVDGAILYALQEDARNMSSGDIAERTGTSDSTVRKRIRRLEADGVIKGYSAEVDYGQSGYPLRMLLYCTASIADRGDFIPDILGIDGVVSVQELVTGEQNLLVTAVGESDGDITPVARELIDMGLTVADEVLVRSHETTPFGKFDPERRGDPDE